In one Bryobacteraceae bacterium genomic region, the following are encoded:
- a CDS encoding copper-binding protein yields the protein MTRRTAFLLAALLLASCGERTLRRGQDDGTLHRYRMEGVVVSRDDAAHTVTIKHGQIADDAGKVWMEPMTMEFPLLNDADAKTLEPGTAMKAMVVSRASDLDYWLDEVRVTGSPKPDKPAE from the coding sequence ATGACTCGTCGAACGGCTTTTCTTCTTGCGGCGTTGCTGCTCGCTTCCTGCGGCGAACGGACCTTGCGCCGCGGGCAGGACGACGGAACGCTGCACCGCTACCGAATGGAAGGCGTCGTGGTCAGCCGCGACGACGCCGCGCACACGGTTACCATTAAGCACGGCCAGATCGCCGACGATGCAGGCAAGGTCTGGATGGAACCCATGACGATGGAGTTCCCGCTGCTGAACGATGCCGACGCGAAGACCCTCGAACCGGGGACCGCGATGAAGGCGATGGTCGTGTCGCGAGCCTCGGACCTCGACTACTGGCTGGACGAGGTCCGCGTGACCGGTTCGCCGAAGCCGGACAAGCCAGCCGAGTGA
- a CDS encoding rhodanese-like domain-containing protein: protein MRNGSFVMALAAVGVAWADGADIYTRLCAGCHGDDGEAVSYPNVIPVAGIGRRYRPDEIARRSGSFSGRNLSERDRAEVVRYMMTLGGAKGYRDAGWLMLPHLLEQKSQRIAEFRVIDARSAAAYAAGHVPNAVQAGAQACVEDPARTAEWMGAHGIGRETVVVVYDEVGGPAAACVWWRLRRAGHPWVAVLDGGWRRWMAEGRAVDRTTPRIEPVEYGPVAPVTEIRTQGGRAAAWRWEAAVDDRGMARSERLESLTAAIRAGGEWRWTGAEAELAHLALCVALSGVRIDYDAANGAFRAVPESTAEPAAHSAGLSGFGEPVTRTSSSQ from the coding sequence GTGCGGAACGGCAGCTTCGTGATGGCGCTGGCGGCGGTGGGCGTCGCGTGGGCGGATGGGGCGGATATCTACACGCGGCTGTGCGCGGGCTGCCATGGAGACGATGGCGAGGCGGTGAGTTACCCGAACGTGATTCCGGTGGCGGGGATCGGACGGCGGTACAGGCCGGATGAGATCGCGCGGCGGTCGGGATCGTTTTCCGGGCGGAATCTGAGCGAACGGGACCGGGCGGAGGTGGTGCGGTACATGATGACGCTGGGCGGGGCGAAGGGGTATCGCGACGCGGGGTGGCTGATGCTGCCGCACCTGCTCGAGCAGAAGTCGCAGCGAATCGCCGAGTTCCGCGTGATCGACGCGCGGAGTGCGGCGGCGTACGCGGCGGGCCACGTACCGAACGCGGTGCAGGCCGGGGCGCAGGCGTGCGTGGAGGATCCGGCCCGGACGGCGGAGTGGATGGGAGCGCACGGCATCGGGCGGGAGACGGTGGTTGTGGTGTACGACGAGGTGGGCGGTCCGGCCGCGGCGTGCGTGTGGTGGCGGCTGCGGAGGGCGGGGCATCCGTGGGTGGCGGTGCTCGATGGCGGTTGGCGACGGTGGATGGCGGAGGGCCGGGCGGTGGATCGGACGACCCCGAGGATTGAGCCGGTGGAGTATGGGCCGGTGGCGCCGGTGACGGAGATCCGCACACAGGGCGGGCGCGCGGCGGCGTGGCGTTGGGAGGCGGCGGTGGACGATCGTGGGATGGCGCGCTCCGAACGGCTGGAAAGTTTGACGGCGGCGATACGTGCGGGAGGCGAGTGGCGTTGGACGGGCGCGGAGGCGGAGTTGGCGCACCTTGCATTGTGCGTGGCGCTATCCGGGGTGCGGATCGACTACGATGCGGCGAACGGGGCGTTCCGCGCCGTGCCGGAATCCACGGCGGAACCGGCCGCTCACTCGGCTGGCTTGTCCGGCTTCGGCGAACCGGTCACGCGGACCTCGTCCAGCCAGTAG
- a CDS encoding DUF4256 domain-containing protein, translating to MKRTRKTMSAEERGKLLRALQARFEANRQRHEGLSWASVQEKLEGSPEKLWSLLEMERTGGEPDVAGRDAKTGEFVFYDCAAESPKGRRSLCYDREALEARKEHKPANSALDVAAEMGIELLTEDEYRELQKLGEFDTKTSSWIRTPARIRKLGGALFCDRRFDTVFLYHNGAESYYAARGFRGSLRV from the coding sequence ATGAAACGCACCAGGAAGACCATGTCGGCGGAAGAGCGCGGAAAACTGCTCCGCGCATTACAGGCCCGTTTCGAGGCGAATCGGCAGCGGCACGAAGGCCTTTCATGGGCGTCGGTGCAGGAGAAGCTCGAAGGCAGCCCGGAGAAGCTTTGGTCCCTGCTGGAAATGGAGCGGACCGGCGGTGAGCCCGACGTCGCCGGGCGGGACGCGAAAACCGGCGAATTTGTCTTTTACGACTGCGCGGCGGAGAGTCCGAAGGGCCGAAGGAGCCTTTGCTACGACCGCGAAGCTTTGGAGGCGCGGAAGGAGCACAAGCCCGCCAACAGCGCACTCGATGTGGCGGCGGAGATGGGGATCGAGCTGCTGACCGAGGATGAGTATCGGGAGTTGCAGAAGCTCGGCGAATTCGATACGAAGACATCGAGCTGGATCCGGACGCCGGCGCGGATTCGGAAGCTTGGTGGGGCGCTGTTTTGCGACCGGCGCTTCGATACGGTCTTCTTGTATCACAACGGCGCGGAGTCCTATTATGCCGCCCGTGGGTTTCGGGGTTCGCTGCGAGTGTAG
- a CDS encoding POTRA domain-containing protein yields MMKFHAVRRALLIGSSLLQAAAPPQGTAPAGTNPFEAVPEPAQALPRNSGPAIEAIEFRGARRIPHVILRALVASRVGGAYDVDSLRRDTQALHATGRFSDIVWEAEPGRAGAIVRFVVSERPVVESIEFIGDESITIARILERLAQRDVDLRVETLFREDKLNRATAAVRELVVDRAGRDVSITPSVEPVGPPLTWPPSAVKIVFRAGQR; encoded by the coding sequence ATGATGAAGTTTCACGCTGTCCGACGGGCGCTGTTGATCGGTTCCAGCCTTCTCCAGGCCGCGGCGCCACCGCAGGGAACGGCGCCCGCCGGAACGAATCCTTTTGAAGCCGTTCCCGAACCCGCTCAAGCCCTGCCACGAAACTCCGGACCGGCCATCGAAGCGATCGAGTTTCGCGGCGCTAGGCGCATCCCACACGTAATCCTCCGGGCGCTTGTCGCCTCCCGCGTCGGCGGCGCCTACGACGTCGATTCCCTGCGCCGGGACACACAGGCGCTGCACGCCACCGGCCGCTTCTCCGATATCGTCTGGGAAGCTGAACCTGGCCGCGCCGGAGCCATCGTGCGGTTTGTGGTCTCGGAACGGCCCGTCGTCGAATCGATTGAATTCATCGGCGACGAATCCATCACGATCGCGCGAATCCTGGAACGCCTCGCCCAACGCGACGTCGATCTTCGTGTGGAGACGCTCTTCCGCGAGGACAAGCTGAACCGCGCAACCGCGGCCGTTCGCGAACTCGTCGTCGACCGGGCCGGTCGCGACGTCAGCATCACTCCGTCGGTCGAGCCGGTCGGGCCGCCGTTGACCTGGCCGCCTTCAGCCGTGAAGATCGTGTTCCGCGCCGGCCAGAGGTAG
- a CDS encoding radical SAM protein — MTRALRKRANTFSRRWRETRMFIRAMHSPHHPVLAQIIPTRRCNLACTYCNEYDKTSAPIETAEIIRRIDRLAGLGAGIVTFSGGEPTLHPDLDKLIAHVRSRGAIATLITNGLLLTRERVEALNRAGLDYLQISIDNVTPDGVSHKSLRTLDRKLQLLADHAEFAVTINSVLGPELANPEDAYTIAARARQLGFTSTVGLLHDGDGQSAALSEAATAIYRRIRKLDQSLFSFAHQDFFQRNLIRARPNDWHCPAGRRYLYICEDGLVHYCSQQRGAPAIPLANYGPADLEREGAAVKGCAPMCTVSCVHQVSMLDRFRTAPDVALNDILRASKEQDPSFREPTLVRALAWMFLHPGRRRWFGKAVVRLGGAR, encoded by the coding sequence ATGACGCGAGCCCTCCGCAAACGCGCCAACACCTTCTCCCGCCGCTGGCGCGAAACCCGTATGTTCATACGCGCCATGCACTCCCCTCACCATCCCGTCCTCGCCCAGATCATCCCCACCCGCCGCTGCAACCTCGCCTGCACCTATTGCAACGAGTACGACAAAACCTCCGCCCCGATCGAGACGGCCGAGATCATCCGCCGCATCGATCGCCTCGCCGGCCTCGGCGCCGGCATCGTCACCTTCTCCGGCGGCGAGCCCACGCTCCATCCCGACCTCGACAAGCTCATCGCCCACGTCCGCAGCCGCGGCGCCATCGCCACCCTCATCACCAACGGACTCCTCCTCACCCGCGAGCGCGTCGAAGCCCTCAACCGCGCCGGCCTCGACTATCTCCAGATCAGCATCGACAACGTCACCCCGGACGGCGTCTCACACAAAAGCCTACGCACGCTGGACCGCAAGCTCCAGCTACTCGCCGATCACGCCGAGTTCGCCGTCACCATCAACTCGGTCCTGGGCCCCGAACTCGCCAATCCCGAGGACGCCTACACCATCGCCGCCCGCGCCCGCCAGTTGGGCTTCACCTCCACCGTCGGCCTGCTGCACGATGGCGACGGGCAATCCGCCGCGCTCTCGGAAGCCGCCACCGCCATCTACCGCCGTATCCGCAAGCTCGACCAGTCGCTGTTCTCCTTCGCCCATCAGGACTTCTTCCAGCGCAACCTCATCCGCGCCCGCCCCAACGATTGGCACTGCCCCGCCGGACGCCGCTACTTGTACATCTGCGAAGACGGCCTCGTCCACTACTGCTCACAGCAGCGCGGCGCGCCCGCCATCCCCCTCGCCAACTACGGTCCCGCCGACCTCGAACGCGAAGGCGCCGCCGTCAAAGGCTGCGCGCCCATGTGCACCGTCTCCTGCGTCCACCAGGTCTCCATGCTCGATCGCTTCCGCACCGCGCCCGACGTCGCCCTGAACGACATCCTCCGCGCCAGCAAGGAGCAGGACCCCTCCTTCCGCGAGCCCACCCTCGTCCGCGCCCTCGCCTGGATGTTCCTCCACCCCGGCCGCCGCCGCTGGTTCGGCAAGGCCGTGGTCCGGCTCGGCGGCGCCCGCTGA
- a CDS encoding VOC family protein has protein sequence MADSKLPEDGSFESLDRRAQRVASPAMRILPVADVSRAAAFYRDVLGFDVSEQDRSVEATMGPARIRFAREGYGPTDWSTAKPPGSAILFLQTGDVEGLHAAVRARGGRPSGIDRVNWIKMRMFEIRDPDGNVLWFGQSYHEDQDSPSRRDGQPRGMRQALPELPCDDVPAAIGWYRDVLGFHINYQQDDLGVMDRDAITLLLIARTDAHKGIGSCEVYVSDVDALHEEFRTKGARVLGPPVSHPWGLRDFRLIDIEGNRITFAQTFE, from the coding sequence GTGGCTGATTCGAAGCTCCCCGAGGACGGGTCGTTCGAGTCCCTGGATCGGCGCGCGCAGCGGGTCGCCAGTCCCGCGATGCGAATCCTGCCGGTGGCCGACGTCAGCCGAGCCGCCGCTTTCTATCGTGACGTACTGGGGTTCGACGTCAGCGAACAGGACAGAAGCGTTGAGGCCACGATGGGGCCGGCGCGGATCCGTTTCGCAAGAGAAGGATACGGGCCAACCGATTGGAGTACGGCGAAGCCACCGGGATCGGCGATCCTCTTCCTGCAGACCGGGGACGTGGAAGGGCTGCACGCGGCGGTGCGCGCGCGCGGCGGCCGGCCGAGCGGCATCGACCGCGTGAATTGGATCAAGATGCGGATGTTCGAGATCCGCGATCCCGATGGCAACGTGCTGTGGTTCGGACAGAGCTACCACGAGGACCAGGATTCCCCGAGCCGCCGCGATGGTCAGCCGCGGGGCATGCGGCAGGCGCTTCCGGAACTACCGTGCGACGATGTGCCGGCCGCCATCGGCTGGTACCGCGATGTACTGGGCTTTCATATCAACTACCAGCAGGACGATCTCGGCGTGATGGATCGCGACGCGATCACTTTGCTCCTCATCGCGCGGACGGACGCGCACAAGGGGATTGGTTCCTGCGAGGTGTATGTTTCGGACGTCGACGCGCTCCACGAAGAGTTCCGCACCAAGGGCGCGCGCGTCCTGGGGCCGCCCGTGAGTCACCCGTGGGGTCTGCGTGACTTCCGGTTGATCGACATCGAAGGCAACCGAATCACGTTCGCCCAGACGTTCGAGTGA
- a CDS encoding bestrophin family ion channel encodes MHAARHYTLREVMAWTSRETAVFLAASAVPTVLFAVAGWTWMGVPWQPIALLGTAVAFVTGFKNNAAYARLWEGRQVWGGIINSSRTFAVLVLDFIPEPAAQKRIFHRHFAWLTALRYQLREPRVWENQTRSYNAEFRRKFRVAESELPLEPELARLLQDEEYAYILARKNRAAQLIHVQSQDLRRSAEASIAGELRHIEMQRQLAAFLDAQGRCERLKNYPYPRQFATLNLLFVWIFVLALPFGLLPELQKLGGRAVWLTIPASTLIAWVFHTMDKIGESSENPFEGGPNDVPITAMSRTIEIDMREMLGETELPPAVQAVNNILM; translated from the coding sequence ATGCACGCGGCACGTCACTACACGTTGCGGGAGGTGATGGCCTGGACCAGCCGCGAAACCGCGGTCTTTCTGGCGGCGAGCGCAGTCCCCACGGTGCTTTTCGCCGTGGCCGGTTGGACTTGGATGGGGGTCCCCTGGCAGCCGATCGCATTGCTTGGCACGGCGGTGGCGTTCGTGACCGGCTTTAAGAATAATGCCGCCTATGCCCGGCTGTGGGAAGGCCGTCAGGTTTGGGGTGGGATTATCAACAGCAGCCGTACCTTTGCGGTGCTGGTGTTGGACTTCATTCCCGAACCCGCGGCGCAGAAGCGAATCTTTCACCGGCACTTTGCCTGGCTGACCGCGCTTCGCTACCAACTGCGCGAACCGCGCGTTTGGGAGAACCAAACACGGTCGTACAATGCGGAGTTCCGGCGCAAGTTTCGCGTTGCGGAGTCGGAACTGCCGCTCGAGCCCGAGTTGGCGCGGCTCCTGCAGGACGAGGAATATGCGTATATTTTGGCGCGAAAGAACCGTGCGGCCCAGCTCATTCACGTGCAATCGCAAGACCTGCGCCGGAGCGCGGAGGCCTCGATAGCCGGAGAGCTTCGGCACATCGAGATGCAGCGCCAGCTGGCGGCGTTCCTGGACGCGCAAGGCCGGTGCGAGAGACTGAAGAACTACCCGTACCCGCGGCAATTCGCTACGTTGAACTTGCTCTTCGTTTGGATCTTCGTGCTGGCGCTTCCGTTCGGCCTTCTTCCCGAGCTGCAAAAGCTGGGTGGGCGCGCCGTCTGGCTGACGATTCCGGCGAGCACGCTGATCGCGTGGGTATTTCACACGATGGACAAGATTGGCGAGAGTTCCGAGAATCCTTTCGAGGGCGGCCCGAACGATGTGCCGATCACCGCGATGAGCCGGACGATCGAGATCGACATGCGGGAGATGTTGGGCGAAACGGAGCTTCCGCCCGCGGTGCAAGCAGTGAACAATATCCTGATGTGA
- a CDS encoding AraC family transcriptional regulator yields the protein MMEGLRLSDVSGRLPAAPDPERQVVAEGRWPAVAFFTATQDIRSGTVWTLERGVDTVIVHLGGPILQLETELEGCGAVHDPPMAGEVWIVPAGQRYRTQARGGLVHYAEIHLDPGEVDRLAGSRWSGQPVRARAGHFDGFLHRSVLRLEALVQERDDMSLLAAESLGHTLLLDFYCRYRSSSAQRMNRRGVRLDSGERRQLEAFVGDNLGSPLRLETMAAAVHMTAHEFLIAFRAEFGTTPAQYVIDQRLRRARWLLLNTKATVAEIAFETGFSSHAHLTSCFRQRLQTTPRQFRSDSRHAP from the coding sequence ATGATGGAAGGCTTGCGCCTATCCGATGTGTCTGGCCGGTTACCGGCAGCGCCCGATCCGGAACGACAGGTGGTCGCCGAGGGCCGATGGCCGGCGGTGGCCTTCTTCACCGCCACGCAGGATATCCGTTCCGGAACCGTTTGGACACTGGAGCGCGGCGTTGACACGGTGATCGTGCATCTGGGCGGACCCATTCTTCAGTTGGAGACCGAACTCGAGGGTTGTGGGGCAGTTCACGATCCGCCGATGGCCGGAGAGGTGTGGATCGTCCCGGCCGGCCAGCGCTACCGCACGCAGGCCCGGGGCGGGTTGGTGCACTATGCGGAGATTCACCTGGATCCGGGCGAGGTGGACAGGCTGGCGGGGTCCCGCTGGTCCGGGCAACCCGTTCGCGCCCGGGCGGGCCACTTCGATGGCTTTCTGCACCGGAGCGTGCTGCGACTGGAGGCGTTGGTCCAAGAGCGGGACGATATGTCGCTGCTGGCGGCCGAGAGTCTCGGGCATACGCTGCTGCTGGACTTCTATTGCCGGTACCGTTCTTCGAGCGCGCAGCGGATGAACCGGCGCGGCGTTCGGCTCGACAGCGGAGAGCGCCGCCAACTGGAAGCATTCGTCGGAGACAATCTGGGCTCGCCGCTGCGCCTGGAGACGATGGCCGCGGCCGTTCACATGACGGCGCACGAATTCCTGATCGCCTTTCGCGCGGAGTTCGGCACTACGCCGGCGCAGTACGTCATCGACCAGCGGTTGCGGCGAGCGCGATGGCTGCTGCTGAATACAAAGGCGACGGTGGCGGAGATTGCATTTGAGACGGGATTCTCCAGCCATGCCCATTTGACGTCGTGCTTCCGCCAGCGCCTGCAAACGACGCCGCGGCAGTTCCGGAGCGATTCCCGCCACGCACCGTGA
- a CDS encoding SDR family oxidoreductase, with translation MAEQKLKGKVVLMGGGAKNLGGLASRQFASMGANVAVHYNSASTKAAADETVAAVQASGQDAVAIQADLTRPAEVSRVFDETIRKFGRIDVAVNTTGMVIKKPILECTEQDYDRIFAVNSKAAFFFIQEAGKKLSDGGRIVTIVSSLLAAYTDSYAIYPGSKAPIEHYTRAASKEFGARGISVNAIGPGPMDTPFFYGQESKESSAYHASAAALSKYSKKGLTDIEDIVPIITFLATDGWWITGQTIFANGGYTTR, from the coding sequence ATGGCAGAGCAAAAGCTAAAAGGAAAAGTCGTTCTGATGGGCGGCGGCGCGAAAAACCTGGGCGGGCTCGCAAGCCGTCAATTTGCGTCGATGGGCGCCAACGTGGCCGTGCACTACAACAGCGCCTCCACGAAAGCGGCCGCGGACGAGACGGTGGCCGCGGTCCAGGCGAGCGGACAGGACGCCGTTGCCATTCAAGCCGACCTCACCAGGCCGGCTGAAGTCTCCCGCGTGTTCGACGAAACCATCCGGAAATTTGGCCGCATCGACGTGGCCGTCAACACCACCGGCATGGTGATCAAGAAGCCAATTCTGGAATGCACCGAGCAGGATTACGATCGGATCTTCGCCGTCAATTCGAAGGCTGCGTTCTTCTTCATCCAGGAAGCCGGGAAGAAGCTGAGCGATGGCGGCCGCATCGTCACCATCGTCAGTTCGCTGCTGGCGGCCTATACGGACTCCTATGCCATCTACCCCGGATCGAAGGCGCCCATTGAGCACTACACGCGGGCGGCCTCCAAAGAGTTCGGCGCTCGCGGCATCTCCGTGAACGCGATCGGGCCCGGCCCTATGGACACGCCGTTCTTCTATGGGCAGGAATCGAAGGAATCGAGCGCCTACCACGCGAGCGCGGCGGCCCTGAGCAAGTATTCGAAAAAGGGCCTGACCGATATCGAGGACATCGTGCCGATCATCACGTTCCTCGCTACCGACGGCTGGTGGATCACCGGCCAGACCATCTTCGCCAACGGTGGCTACACCACCAGATAG
- a CDS encoding YqiA/YcfP family alpha/beta fold hydrolase: protein MNAIYLHGFASGSGSKKGRYFAERFAAHGILLHTPDLVPDFESITLSGQLGVVEAVGAGRPIDLLIGSSMGGYLAALYAARRPKQVRRVVCLAPAFDFANRWALRQGEEGMALWRETGKLPVFHYGIGREARVGYELYTDSQRFEPFPAVANPILIAHGLRDDVVPIDLSREFARRTLHAELREFDSDHELIDVLPKLWEAVWAFSQS, encoded by the coding sequence GTGAACGCGATCTACCTCCATGGCTTCGCCTCCGGGTCCGGCTCGAAAAAGGGCCGCTACTTTGCGGAGCGCTTTGCCGCGCATGGTATCCTCCTCCACACTCCGGACCTCGTTCCGGACTTTGAATCGATCACTCTTTCCGGACAGCTCGGCGTCGTTGAAGCCGTCGGCGCCGGGCGCCCTATTGATTTGTTGATCGGATCCAGCATGGGCGGCTACCTCGCCGCGCTCTACGCCGCCCGGCGCCCGAAGCAGGTTCGCCGCGTCGTGTGTCTCGCGCCGGCGTTCGATTTCGCCAACCGCTGGGCGCTCCGCCAAGGCGAGGAAGGCATGGCCCTGTGGCGCGAGACGGGAAAACTGCCGGTATTCCACTACGGCATCGGCCGAGAGGCCCGGGTCGGCTACGAACTCTACACGGACTCGCAGCGTTTTGAGCCCTTTCCGGCCGTAGCAAACCCAATTCTGATAGCACATGGACTCAGGGACGACGTTGTCCCCATCGATTTGTCGCGCGAGTTCGCCCGCCGCACCCTCCATGCCGAGCTGCGCGAGTTCGATTCCGATCACGAATTGATCGATGTCCTGCCCAAACTTTGGGAGGCTGTGTGGGCATTCTCACAGTCCTGA